One window from the genome of Cryptomeria japonica chromosome 6, Sugi_1.0, whole genome shotgun sequence encodes:
- the LOC131064205 gene encoding kinesin-like protein KIN-13B: MRNGRKASARGISKLSTHPQFKKQTMGRQMHQQMNHQENRAGEGISSDPVLGKWLNSTGLQHVSASTNLQDCTNYGAQNRSRMFKTSRSVNGTMELYSEPSTPPLYSRSSSQRNMEGGLSPGELSPGIFDLHSVDTELLPEDSISGFNDSSSPLFPVMERDFENDPDVFSSASKKNFNRLRFPSDSSQLQVHATDKDKAGAGAKIKVVVRKRPLNKKEILKKEDDIVTIEPDFSALTVNETKLKVDLTAYVEKHDFVFDAVLDEQVSNDEVYRVTVEPIVPAIFNRTKATCFAYGQTGNGKTYTMQPLPLKASEDILSLMHQVYVNQGFQLYVSFFEIYGGKLYDLLSERRKLCIREDGKQQVCVVGLQEFRVDDVDTVKEFIVKGNAARSTGSTGANEESSRSHAILQLVIKRSADGSESKPARLVGKLSFIDLAGSERGADTTDNDRQTRMEGAEINKSLLALKECIRALDNDQVHIPFRGSKLTEVLRDSFVGNSRTVMISCISPNSGSCEHTLNTLRYADRVKSLSKTSNSKKDMMSMRESSTAPFSHSLSMSMRDSSTVPLSQSLPMSMRESSTAPLMLMKESSTAALTQPSSISMRESSTAPFSQSLSMSTRQSSTVPLTHSLSMSMRQSCTAPLTQPFAMSMRHSSTAPLTQPPSMSMRQSSTAPLPLPPSSVSPLHSHKAPENNNRLDLPSDRNKFGWNKQSDGEGSQHFAMDHGPPIGRDDGQMASLYSDTGKTYNNAHCNGFDSRTAQESQEQDKKITFQSILKGKPDRYQNQNSRDETINKNHNVTGDRRQMEASGVSHTRYKSKDAMDSDMDILDPDEEFNVILKEEEDLMIAHSKQVEDTINIVREEMNLLSEADQPGNHIGIYISKLNDILARKSTGILRLQTRLAQFQKRLNDQNILTCSSREKLG, from the exons ATGAGGAATGGGAGGAAG GCTTCTGCACGAGGGATTTCCAAGTTATCCACCCATCCCCAATTCAAGAAGCAGACAATGGGAAGGCAAATGCATCAGCAGATGAATCATCAGGAAAACAGAGCAGGGGAGGGTATTTCAAGTGATCCAGTGTTAGGGAAGTGGCTAAATTCTACTGGCCTTCAGCATGTGTCAGCTTCCACAAATTTACAG GACTGCACAAACTACGGCGCTCAGAACAGGTCTAGGATGTTTAAAACCAGCAGGAGCGTGAATGGGACTATGGAACTCTACTCTGAGCCTTCGACTCCTCCACTTTACTCAAGGTCTTCGAGTCAGAGGAACATGGAAGGTGGACTGTCCCCGGGTGAATTGAGTCCCGGGATTTTTGATCTCCACTCAGTCGATACGGAGCTTCTGCCTGAG GACTCCATATCTGGTTTCAATGACTCTAGCTCTCCTCTCTTTCCTGTAATGGAAAGGGATTTTGAAAATGATCCTGATGTGTTTTCGTCAGCTAGCAAGAAAAATTTTAACAGGTTGAGGTTTCCATCAGATAGCAGCCAACTTCAAGTTCATGCCACTGACAAGGATAAAGCTGGTGCAGGGGCTAAAATAAAAGTTGTG GTCCGTAAAAGGCCTCTTAACaagaaggaaattttgaagaaagaagatgatattGTAACCATTGAACCAGACTTTTCTGCTCTTACAGTTAATGAGACCAAGCTTAAG GTGGACTTGACTGCATATGTTGAGaagcatgattttgtttttgatgCAGTCTTAGATGAACAGGTTTCCAATGACGAA GTGTACCGAGTAACTGTGGAGCCCATTGTTCCAGCAATCTTCAATCGTACTAAAGCAACTTGCTTTGCATATGGACAAACAGGCAA TGGAAAGACTTATACAATGCAGCCCTTGCCACTCAAGGCTTCCGAAGACATTTTGAGCTTGATGCATCAAGTTTATGTAAACCAGGGATTTCAATTGTATGTTAGCTTCTTCGAGATTTATGGTGGCAAGCTTTATGATCTACTGAGTGAAAGAAG GAAGCTTTGCATTAGAGAGGATGGAAAACAGCAAGTCTGTGTTGTTGGTCTGCAAGAATTCAGAGTGGATGATGTAGACACTGTCAAGGAATTCATTGTTAAAGGCAATGCTGCAAGGAGCACTGGCTCAACAGGAGCAAATGAGGAATCATCACGTTCTCATGCAATCCTTCAACTTGTCATCAAAAGATCCGCTGATGGCAGTGAATCAAAGCCTGCTCGCTTAGTTGGCAAGCTTTCCTTCATAGATCTTGCTGGTAGTGAGCGTGGTGCTGATACCACAGACAATGACCGTCAAACTAG AATGGAAGGAGCAGAGATCAACAAGAGCTTGTTGGCATTGAAAGAATGCATACGTGCTCTAGATAATGATCAAGTTCACATCCCTTTTAGAGGAAGCAAGCTAACAGAAGTCTTACGGGATTCATTTGTCGGTAACTCACGGACTGTCATGATATCCTGCATTTCTCCAAATTCAGGCTCTTGTGAGCATACACTGAACACCCTTAGATATGCTGATAG ggTTAAGAGCCTTTCAAAAACCAGCAATTCAAAAAAGGACATGATGTCAATGAGAGAGTCATCTACTGCCCCCTTTTCTCATTCATTGTCAATGTCAATGAGAGATTCATCTACTGTGCCTCTCTCACAATCATTACCAATGTCAATGAGAGAGTCATCTACTGCTCCTCTAATGTTAATGAAAGAATCATCCACCGCTGCTCTCACTCAGCCATCGTCAATTTCAATGAGAGAGTCATCTACTGCACCTTTCAGTCAGTCATTGTCAATGTCAACGAGGCAGTCATCTACTGTTCCTCTCACTCATTCATTGTCAATGTCAATGAGGCAGTCATGTACTGCCCCTCTCACTCAGCCATTCGCAATGTCAATGAGACACTCATCTACTGCTCCTCTTACTCAGCCACCATCAATGTCAATGAGACAGTCATCCACTGCCCCTCTCCCTCTGCCACCATCATCAGTATCACCATTGCATTCACATAAAGCTCCTGAAAACAACAATAGATTGGACCTTCCAAGTGATCGCAATAAATTTGGCTGGAACAAGCAGTCGGATGGAGAGGGTAGTCAGCATTTTGCAATGGATCATGGTCCTCCAATTGGAAGGGATGATGGTCAAATGGCTTCTCTTTATTCAGATACTGGGAAGACCTATAATAATGCTCATTGTAATGGTTTTGACTCTCGCACTGCACAGGAATCACAAGAACAAGACAAAAAAATTACTTTTCAAAGTATTTTGAAAGGTAAACCTGATAGGTATCAGAATCAAAATTCTAGAGATGAGACAATAAATAAAAATCACAATGTAACTGGTGATAGAAGGCAAATGGAAGCCTCTGGAGTAAGCCATACAAGATATAAGTCAAAAGATGCAATGGACTCAGATATGGATATATTGGATCCTGATGAGGAGTTCAATGTCATACTTAAG GAGGAGGAAGATCTTATGATTGCCCACAGCAAACAAGTTGAAGACACCATAAACATTGTTAGGGAG GAGATGAATTTGCTATCTGAAGCAGATCAACCAGGAAACCATATAGGCATATACATTTCCAAATTGAatgatattttggcaaggaaaagtACTGGAATTCTCAGGCTGCAAACTCGATTGGCACAGTTTCAGAAGCGTCTTAATGATCAAAACATTTTGACTTGTTCATCTAGAGAGAAACTTGGATGA